Proteins from a genomic interval of Cupriavidus pauculus:
- a CDS encoding MFS transporter has protein sequence MTAPVPPVSTPATGAPPARMPAALYALTAGSFGIGCAEFVIMGLLLQVASDLGVTIASAGMLVSGYALGVFAGAPVLTLLTRRMPRKAVLMGLMMVYTVGNAACALAPDYTTLMVARVVTSLTHGTFFGVGAVVATGLVPANRRASAISVMFSGLTLATLLGMPAGAWLGLHFGWRATFWAMTAIGLVSLTVIALLVHGSRDDSAPVRLVDELKTIGRPQVLLGLLMTVLQALGTFAVITYIQPMLTRVTGFGEAAVSPILLLFGGGMIIGNILGGRMADRHPTGALLGAVAALTVVLAAMTLSLHSHVGVVIFVGVLGIAAFSTVSPLQLRVLRHAQGAGQNLASSFNIAAFNLGNGLGAWLGGVVVDHGPGLPALPWVAALAPLAALGIALLAVRLERRAAGAGGAYHLDPA, from the coding sequence ATGACCGCCCCCGTTCCACCCGTTTCCACCCCCGCCACCGGCGCCCCGCCCGCGCGGATGCCGGCCGCCCTCTACGCGCTGACTGCCGGCTCGTTCGGCATCGGCTGCGCCGAATTCGTGATCATGGGCCTGCTGCTGCAGGTGGCGTCAGACCTGGGCGTGACCATCGCGTCCGCCGGCATGCTGGTGTCGGGCTACGCGCTCGGCGTGTTCGCCGGCGCGCCGGTCCTGACCCTGCTGACGCGCCGCATGCCGCGCAAGGCCGTGCTGATGGGACTGATGATGGTCTACACGGTCGGCAACGCCGCGTGCGCGCTGGCGCCCGACTACACCACGCTGATGGTGGCGCGCGTGGTCACGTCGCTCACGCACGGCACGTTCTTTGGCGTGGGCGCCGTGGTGGCCACCGGCCTCGTGCCGGCCAACCGCCGCGCGTCGGCCATCTCGGTGATGTTCTCGGGCCTGACGCTGGCCACGCTGCTCGGCATGCCGGCCGGGGCCTGGCTGGGACTGCATTTTGGCTGGCGTGCCACGTTCTGGGCCATGACCGCCATCGGGCTCGTGTCGCTGACGGTGATCGCGCTGCTGGTGCACGGCAGCCGCGACGACAGCGCGCCGGTGCGGCTGGTCGACGAACTGAAGACCATCGGCCGCCCGCAGGTGCTGCTGGGCCTGCTGATGACCGTGCTGCAGGCGCTGGGCACGTTCGCCGTCATCACCTATATCCAGCCGATGCTCACGCGCGTGACCGGCTTCGGCGAGGCCGCCGTGTCGCCCATCCTGCTGCTGTTCGGCGGCGGCATGATCATCGGCAACATCCTCGGCGGCCGCATGGCGGACCGCCACCCCACCGGCGCGCTGCTGGGCGCGGTGGCCGCGCTGACCGTGGTGCTGGCCGCGATGACGCTGTCGCTGCACAGCCACGTGGGCGTGGTGATCTTTGTGGGCGTGCTGGGCATCGCCGCGTTCTCGACCGTCTCGCCGCTGCAGCTGCGCGTGCTGCGTCATGCGCAGGGCGCCGGCCAGAACCTGGCGTCGAGCTTCAACATCGCGGCGTTCAATCTTGGCAACGGGCTGGGGGCGTGGCTGGGCGGCGTGGTCGTCGACCACGGCCCGGGCCTGCCGGCGCTGCCGTGGGTGGCCGCGCTGGCGCCGCTGGCGGCGCTGGGCATCGCGCTGCTGGCCGTGCGGCTGGAACGCCGGGCGGCCGGCGCGGGCGGCGCCTACCATCTCGACCCGGCTTGA
- the ubiU gene encoding ubiquinone anaerobic biosynthesis protein UbiU, with protein sequence MTQSPGAIRRPQLVAPAGSLAALRMALQHGADAVYLGLRDATNARNFGGLNFSEDDIRTGVAEAHARGAEVLFAINTFAQMGHVERWHHAVDAAAALGADAVIMADAGLIAYAAQRHPSLRIHLSVQGSATHADAIELMRQQFGIRRVVLPRVLSVPQIARLARQTDVELEVFGFGSLCVMAEGRCLLSSYATGDSPNNKGVCSPAHAVRWDERDGTMQARLSGILIDSYAPGEPAGYPTLCKGRFTVEGERGYVLEEPTSLNAVSLLPSLIDIGIAAIKIEGRQRSPRYVADVVGVLRAAIDDACRDPRRFVPRQDWQATLGRHAEGDQVTQGAYDRPWR encoded by the coding sequence ATGACACAATCCCCGGGCGCGATCCGCCGCCCTCAACTGGTAGCGCCGGCCGGGTCGCTGGCGGCGCTGCGCATGGCGCTGCAGCATGGCGCCGACGCCGTCTACCTGGGCCTGCGCGATGCCACCAACGCGCGCAATTTCGGCGGCCTGAACTTCAGCGAGGACGATATCCGCACCGGCGTGGCCGAAGCGCACGCGCGCGGCGCCGAGGTGCTGTTCGCCATCAACACCTTCGCCCAGATGGGCCACGTGGAGCGCTGGCACCATGCCGTGGACGCCGCCGCCGCGCTGGGCGCGGATGCCGTGATCATGGCCGACGCCGGGCTCATCGCCTACGCCGCGCAGCGGCACCCGTCGCTGCGCATCCACCTGTCGGTGCAGGGCTCCGCCACCCATGCCGATGCCATCGAGCTGATGCGCCAGCAGTTCGGCATCCGGCGCGTGGTGCTGCCGCGCGTGCTGTCGGTGCCGCAGATCGCCCGGCTGGCGCGCCAGACCGACGTGGAGCTGGAGGTATTCGGCTTCGGCAGCCTGTGCGTGATGGCCGAAGGGCGCTGCCTGCTGTCGTCCTACGCCACGGGCGACTCGCCCAACAACAAGGGCGTCTGCTCGCCGGCCCACGCGGTGCGCTGGGACGAGCGCGACGGCACCATGCAGGCGCGGCTGTCCGGCATCCTGATCGACAGCTACGCGCCCGGCGAACCGGCCGGCTATCCCACGCTGTGCAAGGGCCGGTTCACGGTGGAAGGCGAGCGCGGCTACGTGCTGGAGGAGCCTACCAGCCTGAACGCGGTGTCGCTGCTGCCGTCGCTGATCGACATCGGCATCGCGGCGATCAAGATCGAAGGCCGCCAGCGCAGCCCGCGCTATGTGGCCGACGTGGTGGGCGTGCTGCGCGCTGCCATCGACGATGCCTGCCGCGACCCCCGGCGCTTCGTGCCGCGCCAGGACTGGCAGGCCACGCTGGGCCGCCATGCCGAGGGCGACCAGGTCACGCAGGGCGCCTACGACCGTCCGTGGCGATAG
- a CDS encoding H-NS histone family protein — MPTYKQLLAEKEALEAKLSEVRANEVAGVIEQIRKLMADYDLSVEDIAPKRRRGRPAGTGAARKTASALPPKYRDPKTGKTWSGRGRAPAWLGKRPERFLIEQA; from the coding sequence ATGCCGACATACAAGCAACTGCTGGCCGAAAAAGAAGCGCTGGAAGCCAAGCTCAGCGAAGTGCGTGCCAATGAAGTGGCCGGCGTGATCGAACAGATTCGCAAGCTGATGGCCGATTATGATCTCAGCGTCGAGGACATCGCGCCCAAGCGCCGCCGTGGCCGTCCGGCCGGCACCGGTGCCGCGCGCAAGACCGCGTCGGCGCTGCCGCCGAAGTATCGCGATCCCAAGACCGGCAAGACGTGGTCGGGCCGTGGCCGCGCGCCTGCCTGGCTGGGCAAGCGCCCCGAGCGCTTCCTGATCGAACAGGCCTGA
- a CDS encoding NCS2 family permease produces the protein MIEQPYPSVTDVDAAPPASGRIDQYFGITARGSTQRREVVAGVTTFMAMVYAVFVVPGMLGKAGFDTSAVFVAVCLTTAFGSLLMGLWARLPIAIGCAISLTAFMAFGLVLGQKLSPAVALGAVFLMGVVFTAISVTGVRSWILRNLPAGVAHGAGIGIGLFLLLIASNEVGLVVKNPAPGLPVALGHITSFPVMMSVLGLAAIFGLERRRVPGGILLVIVGISALGLVFDPAVKFTGVFALPSLSAPGQTSLIGAMDVRGALSAAVLPSVLALVMTAVFDATGTIRAVAGQANQLDATGRIHNGGRALTADSVSSIFSAFFGGAPAAAYIESTVGVAAGARTGLAAVTVGVLFLAVMFFSPLAGLVPSYATAPALMYVGLLMLSSVSRLHMDDLVDSLAGLVCAVFIVLTCNIVTGIMLGFCTLVIGRIVAGEWRKLNVGTVAIAVALAAFYAGGWAI, from the coding sequence ATGATCGAACAGCCCTATCCGTCCGTCACGGACGTGGACGCCGCGCCCCCGGCCAGCGGCCGGATCGACCAGTATTTCGGCATTACCGCGCGCGGCAGCACGCAGCGCCGCGAGGTGGTGGCCGGCGTCACCACGTTCATGGCGATGGTCTACGCCGTGTTCGTGGTGCCCGGCATGCTCGGCAAGGCCGGCTTCGACACCAGCGCCGTGTTCGTGGCCGTATGCCTGACCACCGCGTTCGGGTCGCTGCTGATGGGCCTGTGGGCACGCCTGCCCATCGCCATCGGCTGCGCCATCTCGCTGACCGCGTTCATGGCGTTCGGGCTCGTGCTGGGCCAGAAGCTGTCGCCGGCGGTGGCGCTGGGCGCCGTATTCCTGATGGGCGTGGTCTTCACGGCCATCTCGGTCACGGGCGTGCGCTCGTGGATCCTGCGCAACCTGCCCGCCGGCGTGGCACACGGTGCCGGCATCGGCATCGGGCTGTTCCTGCTGCTGATTGCCTCGAACGAGGTGGGGCTGGTGGTCAAGAACCCCGCGCCGGGCCTGCCGGTGGCGCTGGGCCATATCACGTCGTTCCCGGTGATGATGTCGGTGCTGGGCCTGGCCGCGATCTTCGGCCTGGAGCGCCGCCGCGTACCGGGCGGCATCCTGCTCGTGATCGTCGGCATCTCCGCGCTGGGGCTGGTGTTCGATCCGGCCGTCAAGTTCACGGGCGTGTTCGCGCTGCCGTCGCTGTCCGCGCCGGGCCAGACGTCGCTGATCGGCGCGATGGACGTGCGCGGCGCGCTGTCGGCCGCCGTGCTGCCCAGCGTGCTGGCACTGGTCATGACCGCCGTGTTCGACGCCACGGGCACCATCCGCGCCGTGGCCGGACAGGCCAACCAGCTCGACGCCACGGGCCGCATCCACAACGGCGGCCGCGCGCTGACCGCCGATTCGGTCAGCTCGATCTTCTCCGCGTTCTTCGGCGGCGCCCCGGCGGCGGCCTATATCGAATCCACCGTCGGCGTCGCGGCCGGCGCCCGCACGGGCCTGGCCGCCGTGACCGTCGGCGTGCTGTTCCTGGCCGTGATGTTCTTCTCGCCGCTGGCCGGGCTGGTGCCGTCGTACGCCACGGCGCCGGCGCTGATGTACGTGGGCCTGCTGATGCTGTCGAGCGTGTCGCGCCTGCACATGGACGACCTTGTCGATTCCTTGGCCGGCCTGGTCTGCGCGGTATTCATCGTGCTGACCTGCAATATCGTCACCGGCATCATGCTCGGCTTCTGCACGCTGGTGATCGGCCGCATCGTCGCCGGCGAATGGCGCAAGCTCAATGTCGGCACGGTAGCCATTGCGGTGGCGCTGGCCGCGTTCTATGCCGGCGGCTGGGCCATCTGA
- a CDS encoding U32 family peptidase yields the protein MATPLSTNPAPTAPACRLALGPLLYYWPRATVLQFYASVADTAVDRVYLGEAVCTRRHEMRLADWLDVAGMLRDAGKQVVLSTPVLVESDSDIAVMRRVCAQDDYLVEANDLGAVQNMAGRPFIGGPHLNVYHAGTLAWLAQLGATGCTVPVEMDGDTMAALAAARPGGMDLEAMVWGRMPLAFSARCFTARHHRLRKDACEFRCMDYPDGLVADTGEGQAFFTLNGIQTQSATCLDLCAQASRMAAAGIGYLRISPHASGTFDVIAHLDAIRRGAREAAPASVTPAGALPSNGYWSGAPGIRWLSHTEQEAGQGALA from the coding sequence ATGGCTACCCCCCTTTCCACGAATCCGGCCCCGACGGCCCCGGCGTGCCGGCTTGCGCTCGGCCCGCTGCTCTACTACTGGCCTCGCGCGACCGTGCTGCAGTTCTATGCGTCCGTCGCCGACACCGCCGTAGACCGCGTCTACCTGGGCGAGGCCGTCTGCACGCGCCGCCACGAGATGCGGCTGGCCGACTGGCTCGACGTGGCCGGCATGCTGCGCGACGCCGGCAAGCAGGTGGTGCTGTCCACGCCGGTGCTCGTGGAATCGGACAGCGACATCGCCGTGATGCGCCGGGTTTGCGCGCAGGACGACTATCTGGTCGAGGCCAACGACCTGGGCGCAGTGCAGAACATGGCGGGCCGGCCGTTCATCGGCGGGCCGCACCTGAACGTCTACCACGCCGGCACGCTGGCCTGGCTGGCGCAACTGGGCGCCACGGGCTGCACGGTACCGGTGGAGATGGATGGCGACACGATGGCGGCGCTGGCTGCGGCCCGGCCGGGCGGGATGGACCTGGAGGCGATGGTCTGGGGCCGCATGCCGCTGGCGTTCTCGGCGCGCTGCTTCACGGCGCGGCACCATCGGCTGCGCAAGGACGCGTGCGAGTTCCGCTGCATGGACTATCCCGATGGCCTGGTGGCCGACACGGGCGAGGGACAGGCGTTCTTCACGCTCAACGGCATCCAGACGCAGTCGGCCACGTGCCTGGACCTGTGCGCGCAGGCGTCGCGGATGGCCGCGGCGGGCATCGGCTACCTGCGGATCAGCCCGCACGCCTCGGGCACGTTCGATGTCATCGCCCATCTCGACGCCATCCGCCGCGGTGCGCGCGAGGCGGCCCCGGCCAGCGTGACCCCGGCCGGGGCGTTGCCGAGCAATGGCTACTGGAGCGGCGCGCCGGGCATCCGGTGGCTGTCGCACACGGAACAAGAAGCCGGACAAGGAGCGCTGGCATGA
- a CDS encoding IclR family transcriptional regulator: protein MPKSAYTPPADLTPDSRPTSPAVVRAVQVLDAIAASATPLTLADLTRLTGAPKSSLHGMCDTLAQLQLLKRLPSGAMALGPHVMGWVNAFLAQTQITEEFRALWSQTDAFHDATVTLSTLEGAEVVYLACQNGDRPLGVTFRIGMRLPAPYTATGKAMLSTLPSADVRRLFADGLPAPLTRASVGSAAALATELEQVRAAGYSIDNGQMREGMTCFGAPVFDAQQTRAAGAIAVSYLSSEIDAATGERIGRQVRALADQLSARLGAAPR, encoded by the coding sequence ATGCCCAAATCCGCCTATACCCCGCCTGCCGACCTGACGCCCGACAGCCGGCCGACCTCGCCGGCCGTGGTCCGGGCCGTGCAGGTGCTCGATGCCATCGCCGCGTCGGCCACCCCGCTCACGCTGGCGGACCTGACGCGCCTGACCGGCGCACCCAAGAGTTCGCTGCACGGCATGTGCGACACGCTGGCGCAGCTTCAACTGCTCAAGCGCCTGCCGAGCGGCGCGATGGCGCTGGGCCCGCACGTGATGGGCTGGGTCAACGCCTTCCTGGCGCAGACCCAGATCACCGAGGAATTCCGCGCGCTCTGGTCCCAGACCGATGCCTTCCACGACGCCACGGTCACGCTGTCCACGCTGGAAGGGGCCGAAGTGGTCTACCTGGCCTGCCAGAACGGCGACCGGCCGCTGGGCGTGACGTTCCGCATCGGCATGCGGCTGCCCGCGCCGTACACGGCCACCGGCAAGGCGATGCTAAGCACGCTGCCGTCCGCCGACGTGCGGCGCCTGTTCGCCGATGGCCTGCCGGCGCCGCTGACGCGAGCCAGCGTGGGCAGCGCGGCGGCACTGGCCACCGAGCTGGAGCAGGTGCGCGCGGCCGGCTATTCGATCGACAACGGCCAGATGCGCGAAGGCATGACCTGCTTCGGCGCGCCCGTGTTCGACGCGCAGCAGACGCGGGCCGCCGGTGCCATCGCGGTCAGCTACCTGAGCAGCGAGATAGACGCCGCCACCGGCGAACGTATCGGCCGGCAGGTGCGCGCGCTGGCCGACCAGCTTTCGGCCCGGCTGGGCGCGGCGCCGCGCTGA
- the ahbB gene encoding siroheme decarboxylase subunit beta, giving the protein MPVADLDEFALYNRIQDHFPLDARPYQSAGEPFNLSEHTLLSLLARDLGNGRISRIGAVFAPNTIGATTVAALSIPQARMEHAVDRINLDPDISQSHAREGHRYNLWFVAGARDRGTLDGVLARIAADLGQRPVDLPLEREYRADLGLPLGAGRGGRRVPAQPPLILSPPEPPILDEADWRLAAALEAGLALTPHPYHALTRRAGLPLSDTLARLARWRSAGVIRRFGAILRHRPFGYTHNVMCVWNVPDARVDAVGMRLAHVPHVSMCFRRARRLPLWQYNLFAMIHARSASELNATLARFDAVGGLADAPRAVLRASHCFKQRGTRYGGALPEF; this is encoded by the coding sequence ATGCCCGTTGCCGACCTCGACGAATTCGCCCTCTACAACCGCATCCAGGACCATTTCCCGCTCGACGCGCGCCCGTACCAGAGCGCCGGCGAGCCGTTCAACCTGTCCGAACACACGCTGCTGAGCCTGCTTGCCCGCGACCTGGGCAACGGCCGCATCAGCCGCATCGGCGCCGTCTTCGCGCCGAACACCATTGGCGCCACCACAGTGGCCGCCCTGTCGATCCCGCAGGCCCGGATGGAGCACGCGGTCGACCGCATCAACCTCGATCCCGACATCAGCCAGAGCCATGCGCGCGAAGGCCACCGCTACAACCTCTGGTTCGTGGCCGGCGCGCGCGACCGTGGCACGCTGGACGGCGTGCTGGCGCGGATTGCCGCCGACCTGGGCCAGCGCCCCGTGGACCTGCCGCTCGAACGCGAATACCGGGCCGACCTGGGCCTGCCGCTCGGCGCCGGCCGGGGCGGCCGCCGCGTGCCCGCGCAGCCGCCGCTGATCCTGAGCCCGCCCGAGCCGCCCATCCTCGACGAGGCCGACTGGCGGCTGGCGGCGGCGCTCGAAGCCGGCTTGGCGCTGACGCCCCACCCCTACCACGCCCTCACGCGCCGCGCCGGGCTGCCGCTGTCCGATACGCTCGCGCGGCTGGCGCGCTGGCGCAGCGCGGGCGTGATCCGCCGCTTCGGCGCGATCCTGCGGCACCGTCCGTTCGGCTATACCCATAACGTGATGTGTGTCTGGAATGTGCCCGACGCGCGCGTGGATGCGGTCGGCATGCGGCTGGCCCATGTGCCGCACGTCAGCATGTGTTTCCGGCGCGCGCGGCGGCTGCCGCTGTGGCAGTACAACCTGTTCGCGATGATCCACGCGCGCAGCGCCAGCGAGCTGAATGCCACGCTGGCGCGCTTTGACGCCGTCGGCGGCCTGGCCGACGCGCCGCGCGCCGTGCTGCGGGCCAGCCACTGCTTCAAGCAGCGCGGCACGCGCTACGGCGGGGCACTGCCCGAGTTCTGA
- the ubiT gene encoding ubiquinone anaerobic biosynthesis accessory factor UbiT, whose product MTILQSVATRVHRHLPAPLRAAPLVVALEAMRRAGWLAPPAALDGRTFSLTVDDIGLAVRFHCANGRFLPGPFDDRETDLTLHAGALSYLRLISGDADTDTLFFQRRLSIRGDTALGLEVKYWLDAAPRPEWLGAMAQRLALLFPEPRGA is encoded by the coding sequence ATGACGATCCTGCAATCGGTGGCGACGCGCGTACATCGCCACCTGCCCGCCCCGCTGCGCGCCGCGCCGCTGGTGGTGGCGCTCGAAGCGATGCGCCGGGCCGGCTGGCTGGCGCCGCCAGCCGCGCTCGATGGCCGGACGTTCTCGCTGACCGTGGACGACATCGGCCTGGCGGTGCGTTTTCACTGTGCCAACGGCCGGTTCCTGCCGGGGCCGTTCGACGATCGGGAGACCGACCTGACGCTGCACGCGGGCGCGCTGAGCTACCTGCGGCTGATCAGCGGCGATGCCGACACCGACACGCTGTTCTTCCAGCGCAGGCTATCGATACGGGGCGACACGGCGCTGGGGCTCGAAGTCAAGTACTGGCTCGATGCCGCGCCACGGCCCGAATGGCTGGGGGCGATGGCGCAGCGGCTGGCGCTGCTGTTCCCCGAGCCGCGCGGCGCCTGA
- a CDS encoding LysR family transcriptional regulator: MDRIGDIGLFLRVLDLGSISAAARSLDISVAVASQRLQRLERELGVRLLHRTTRRLHATPEGAVLAEQGRPLVEDLEALAGSLRQAGSGISGTLRLTTSASFGRQYVSPLLTEFLRRYPDVHVSVNLDDRVLDVVSSGFDLAIRIGSLDDSTLVARKLADNQRLLCASPDYLRAHGMPRTPADLTGHQCLVLVGAQGRADVWRFEDGKGGEIAVRVRGRVEANTGELLSDAALAGFGIAMHSTWHVCDDLRAGRLVRVMPDYTIAANGIYAVMPQRRLVPARVRAFVDFLAERWRDAPPGTPALGSPRS; this comes from the coding sequence ATGGATCGCATCGGCGACATCGGGCTGTTCCTGCGGGTGCTGGACCTGGGATCGATCAGCGCGGCGGCGCGCAGCCTGGACATTTCGGTGGCGGTGGCCAGCCAGCGGCTGCAACGGCTGGAACGCGAACTGGGCGTCCGGCTGCTGCATCGCACCACGCGCCGGCTGCATGCCACGCCCGAGGGCGCGGTGCTGGCCGAGCAGGGGCGGCCGCTGGTGGAAGACCTGGAGGCGCTGGCCGGGTCGCTGCGCCAGGCGGGCAGCGGCATCTCGGGCACGCTGCGGCTGACGACCTCGGCGTCATTCGGGCGGCAGTACGTGTCGCCGCTGCTGACCGAATTTCTGCGCCGGTATCCGGACGTCCATGTCAGCGTCAACCTGGACGACCGCGTGCTGGACGTGGTCAGCAGCGGCTTCGACCTGGCCATCCGCATCGGCTCGCTGGACGACTCCACGCTGGTGGCGCGCAAGCTGGCCGACAACCAGCGGCTGCTGTGCGCGTCGCCCGACTACCTGCGCGCGCACGGCATGCCGCGGACGCCGGCCGATCTGACGGGGCATCAGTGCCTGGTGCTGGTGGGCGCGCAGGGCCGGGCCGATGTCTGGCGGTTCGAGGACGGCAAGGGCGGGGAAATTGCGGTGCGCGTGCGGGGGCGCGTGGAGGCCAATACGGGGGAACTGCTGTCGGACGCGGCGCTGGCCGGTTTCGGGATTGCCATGCATTCCACATGGCATGTCTGCGACGATCTGCGGGCGGGCCGGCTCGTGCGGGTGATGCCGGACTATACCATCGCCGCCAACGGCATCTACGCCGTCATGCCGCAGCGCCGGCTGGTGCCGGCCCGGGTGCGGGCGTTCGTCGACTTCCTGGCCGAGCGCTGGCGCGATGCGCCGCCCGGTACGCCGGCCTTGGGTTCGCCGCGATCCTGA
- a CDS encoding chemotaxis protein gives MTSAMRDIDERTNLTNNNQFELLLFRLGDATHSGQSELFGINVFKVREILVMPSVTSVVGAEPAILGMADIRGQVIPVIDLPRLLECKPKSGLNIMLVTEYARSTQGFAVEAVEEIVRLDWSQVISAENSVKGGLVTSIAKLDAGGDNPRLVQVLDVEQILRDVLPTRQPDVDPATVGPQLSLRPGTKILCADDSALARGLIENGLKAMGVPVVMTKTGQEAWDMLGEIADLAASQGRSIRDEVSLVLTDLEMPEMDGFTLTRKIKADARLKSLPVVIHSSLSGEASEEHVRKVGADAYVSKFLAKDLADTIRGVLARHP, from the coding sequence ATGACCAGCGCGATGAGAGACATCGACGAGCGCACCAACCTGACCAACAACAACCAGTTCGAGTTGCTGTTGTTCCGACTTGGCGACGCGACGCACAGCGGACAGTCCGAACTGTTCGGCATCAACGTTTTCAAGGTCCGGGAAATCCTGGTCATGCCGTCGGTGACGTCGGTGGTGGGCGCCGAGCCGGCGATCCTGGGCATGGCGGACATCCGCGGGCAGGTGATTCCGGTCATCGACCTGCCGCGCCTGCTGGAATGCAAGCCGAAGTCGGGCCTGAACATCATGCTCGTGACCGAATACGCGCGCTCCACGCAAGGCTTTGCCGTCGAGGCCGTGGAGGAAATCGTGCGGCTGGACTGGAGCCAGGTGATCTCGGCCGAGAACAGCGTCAAGGGCGGGCTGGTGACCAGCATCGCCAAGCTCGACGCCGGCGGCGACAACCCGCGCCTGGTGCAGGTGCTGGACGTGGAGCAGATCCTGCGCGACGTGCTGCCCACGCGCCAGCCCGACGTGGACCCGGCCACCGTGGGCCCGCAGCTCAGCCTGCGCCCGGGCACCAAGATCCTGTGCGCCGACGATTCCGCCCTGGCGCGCGGCCTGATCGAGAACGGCCTCAAGGCCATGGGCGTGCCCGTGGTGATGACCAAGACCGGCCAGGAAGCGTGGGACATGCTGGGCGAGATCGCCGACCTGGCCGCAAGCCAGGGCAGGTCGATCCGCGACGAGGTGTCGCTGGTGCTGACCGACCTGGAAATGCCCGAGATGGACGGCTTCACGCTGACGCGCAAGATCAAGGCCGACGCGCGGCTCAAGTCGCTGCCCGTGGTCATCCACTCGTCGCTGTCGGGCGAGGCCAGCGAGGAACACGTGCGCAAGGTCGGCGCCGACGCCTACGTGTCGAAGTTCCTGGCCAAGGACCTGGCCGACACGATCCGCGGCGTGCTGGCGCGGCACCCGTGA
- a CDS encoding NAD-dependent succinate-semialdehyde dehydrogenase yields MQLKDPSLFRQLAYVDGQWQGADSGATFDVTDPATGEVIARVADLGAAETERAVAAAEVAQKGWAALTGKARAAILRRWFDLMVANTDDLAYLMTREQGKPLAESKGEIAYAASFIEWFAEEAKRVDGEVLASPAADKRLVTLRQPVGVCAAITPWNFPAAMITRKAAPALAAGCAIVIKPAELTPLSAFALAELAHRAGVPAGVLQVVTGNSRTIGAVLTGSPIVRKLSFTGSTEVGRILMAQSAPTVKRLSLELGGNAPFIVFDDADVDAAVEGAIAAKYRNGGQTCVCANRFYIQDGIYDAFAAKFAERTSQLRVGNGLEDGVVIGPLIEDKAIDKVTSLMDDATSKGARVLTGGGKHKLGGTFYTPTVLAGATAEMRVAREEIFGPVAPLFRFTRDEDAVAAANATEFGLAAYLYTRDIARAWRTAEALEYGMVGLNTGLISNEVAPFGGIKQSGIGREGSRHGIEEYLEIKYLCLQV; encoded by the coding sequence ATGCAACTGAAGGATCCTTCGCTCTTCCGCCAACTCGCTTATGTGGACGGCCAGTGGCAAGGCGCCGATTCCGGCGCGACGTTCGACGTGACCGACCCGGCCACCGGCGAGGTCATCGCCAGGGTGGCGGACCTGGGCGCCGCCGAGACCGAGCGCGCCGTGGCCGCCGCCGAGGTGGCGCAGAAGGGCTGGGCCGCGCTGACCGGCAAGGCCCGCGCCGCCATCCTGCGCCGCTGGTTCGACCTGATGGTTGCCAATACCGACGACCTGGCCTACCTGATGACCCGCGAACAGGGCAAGCCGCTGGCCGAGTCCAAGGGCGAGATTGCCTACGCCGCGAGCTTTATCGAATGGTTCGCCGAGGAAGCCAAGCGCGTGGACGGCGAGGTGCTGGCGTCCCCCGCCGCCGACAAGCGCCTGGTCACGCTGCGCCAGCCGGTGGGCGTCTGCGCGGCTATCACGCCGTGGAATTTTCCGGCGGCGATGATCACGCGCAAGGCGGCCCCGGCGCTGGCCGCCGGTTGCGCCATCGTCATCAAGCCCGCCGAACTGACGCCGCTGTCGGCCTTTGCGCTGGCCGAGCTGGCCCATCGGGCGGGCGTGCCGGCCGGCGTGCTGCAGGTGGTGACCGGCAATTCCAGGACGATTGGCGCCGTGCTGACGGGCAGCCCAATCGTGCGCAAGCTGTCGTTCACGGGATCGACCGAGGTGGGCCGCATCCTGATGGCCCAGTCAGCGCCCACGGTCAAGCGGCTGTCGCTGGAACTGGGCGGCAACGCGCCGTTCATCGTGTTCGACGATGCCGACGTGGACGCCGCCGTGGAAGGCGCCATCGCCGCCAAGTACCGCAACGGCGGCCAGACCTGCGTCTGCGCCAACCGCTTCTATATCCAGGACGGCATCTACGACGCCTTCGCGGCCAAGTTTGCCGAGCGCACCAGCCAGTTGCGCGTGGGCAACGGGCTGGAGGACGGCGTCGTGATCGGCCCGCTGATCGAGGACAAGGCCATCGACAAGGTCACGTCGCTGATGGACGACGCCACGTCGAAGGGTGCCCGGGTGCTGACCGGCGGCGGCAAGCACAAGCTCGGCGGCACGTTCTACACGCCGACCGTGCTGGCCGGCGCCACGGCCGAGATGCGCGTGGCACGCGAGGAAATCTTCGGCCCGGTGGCGCCGCTGTTCCGCTTCACCCGCGACGAGGACGCCGTGGCCGCCGCCAACGCCACCGAATTCGGGCTGGCCGCCTACCTGTACACGCGCGACATCGCCCGCGCCTGGCGCACGGCCGAGGCGCTGGAATACGGCATGGTGGGCCTGAACACGGGCCTGATCTCCAACGAGGTGGCGCCGTTCGGCGGCATCAAGCAGTCCGGCATCGGCCGCGAGGGCTCCCGCCACGGCATCGAGGAGTACCTGGAGATCAAGTATCTTTGCCTGCAGGTTTGA